The proteins below come from a single Miscanthus floridulus cultivar M001 chromosome 1, ASM1932011v1, whole genome shotgun sequence genomic window:
- the LOC136485630 gene encoding protein TRIGALACTOSYLDIACYLGLYCEROL 4, chloroplastic-like isoform X1 translates to MSLRRMRWMSDEDGRWELDAETPVTMEGTVRPVPGDPLPLGLSRGYRVTRPKQLDFFHRFMASPLVPTFSATRDDLSVNHAHILYITDNWSSTILEKINVNKLVSVVKEKLANRQEEASWTKDLKKHLHDVMSLGVGTEILITPDTTLLLELFDVKKGNRGKAIFHHELPHHNITLQASWPGLFVDKKGAYWDVPLSLSADLASVGSSSGLSYHLLLQQNSGEPKCFGGDKTYDVPIALLPGLCAKAAISIKKSIDAWRKKEDKLKNVQPYDIFLSDSHVSLTGIVGAVASGYLGNCSRRVAIRDETQKSNAFRMLDERNKCAAFADLFASVTFTAQYGNFQRLFLDLTRASARFDITSGSLFLCGASRLAQDFFFSRRPDVETFCDICPDVTVSLQQQIVGPFSFRVESSVAIDPRSQDHFVRVDDPIFAIDWALKVLGSAKATAWYSPKHQEAMVELRFYEA, encoded by the exons ATGTCGCTGCGGCGGATGCGATGGATGTCGGACGAGGACGGGCGGTGGGAGCTGGACGCGGAGACCCCGGTGACGATGGAGGGCACGGTGCGCCCCGTCCCGGGGGACCCCCTGCCGCTGGGGCTCTCACGGGGCTACCGCGTCACCCGCCCCAAGCAGCTCGACTTCTTCCACCGCTTCATGGCGTCCCCTCTGGTCCCCACCTTCTCCGCCACCCGCGACGACCTCTCCGTCAACCACGCCCACATCCTCTACATCACGGACAACTG GTCTTCTACCATCTTGGAGAAAATCAATGTTAACAAGCTTGTGTCTGTCGTGAAAGAGAAATTAGCAAATCGACAGGAAGAGGCCTCTTGGACCAAAGATTTGAAGAAACACTTGCATGATGTTATGTCTCTAGGTGTAGGCACGGAAATCTTGATCACACCAGACACCACTTTGCTGCTGGAGTTATTTGATGTCAAGAAAGGCAATCGAGGAAAAGCGATATTTCACCACGAG CTTCCTCATCATAATATTACACTCCAAGCATCTTGGCCTGGATTATTTGTTGATAAAAAGGGAGCATATTGGGATGTGCCATTGTCATTATCGGCTGACCTTGCTTCAGTTGGCTCCAGTTCTGGGTTGAGTTATCATCTATTATTGCAGCAGAATAGTGGTGAACCAAAATGTTTTGGTGGTGATAAAACATATGATGTTCCTATTGCTCTGCTACCTGGCCTATGTGCTAAAGCGGCTATTTCCATCAAGAAAAGCATTGATGCTTGGAGGAAAAAAGAAGATAAGCTAAAAAACGTTCAGCCATATGATATATTTCTCTCGGATTCACATGTTTCTCTTACTGGTATCGTTG GTGCAGTAGCCAGTGGATATTTGGGAAACTGTTCAAGGAGAGTGGCTATACGAGATGAAACACAAAAGAGTAATGCTTTTAGAATGCTTGATGAAAGGAATAAATGTGCTGCCTTTGCAGACCTCTTTGCTTCTGTTACTTTCACTGCTCAATATGGGAATTTTCAGAGGCTTTTTCTGGATTTGACTAGGGCAAGTGCCCGATTTGATATCACCTCTGGCTCCTTGTTCTTATGTGGTGCTTCTCGCCTTGCACAAGATTTCTTCTTCTCTAGAAGACCTGATGTAGAGACATTCTGCGATATTTGTCCTGATGTGACTGTTTCCCTTCAACAACAG ATAGTTGGCCCCTTCAGTTTTCGTGTTGAATCCTCTGTTGCCATTGACCCCAGAAGCCAGGACCATTTTGTTCGAGTGGATGATCCAATCTTTGCAATTGATTGGGCTCTCAAGGTCCTTGGTTCAGCAAAGGCCACAGCGTGGTATTCACCCAAGCATCAGGAGGCCATGGTGGAGCTCCGGTTCTACGAAGCCTGA
- the LOC136485630 gene encoding protein TRIGALACTOSYLDIACYLGLYCEROL 4, chloroplastic-like isoform X2 yields MSLRRMRWMSDEDGRWELDAETPVTMEGTVRPVPGDPLPLGLSRGYRVTRPKQLDFFHRFMASPLVPTFSATRDDLSVNHAHILYITDNWSSTILEKINVNKLVSVVKEKLANRQEEASWTKDLKKHLHDVMSLGVGTEILITPDTTLLLELFDVKKGNRGKAIFHHELPHHNITLQASWPGLFVDKKGAYWDVPLSLSADLASVGSSSGLSYHLLLQQNSGEPKCFGGDKTYDVPIALLPGLCAKAAISIKKSIDAWRKKEDKLKNVQPYDIFLSDSHVSLTGIVGAVASGYLGNCSRRVAIRDETQKSNAFRMLDERNKCAAFADLFASVTFTAQYGNFQRLFLDLTRASARFDITSGSLFLCGASRLAQDFFFSRRPDVETFCDICPDVTVSLQQQGGPGASGRVLPPVTGRSRVRVAVFSHCTGEDSWPLQFSC; encoded by the exons ATGTCGCTGCGGCGGATGCGATGGATGTCGGACGAGGACGGGCGGTGGGAGCTGGACGCGGAGACCCCGGTGACGATGGAGGGCACGGTGCGCCCCGTCCCGGGGGACCCCCTGCCGCTGGGGCTCTCACGGGGCTACCGCGTCACCCGCCCCAAGCAGCTCGACTTCTTCCACCGCTTCATGGCGTCCCCTCTGGTCCCCACCTTCTCCGCCACCCGCGACGACCTCTCCGTCAACCACGCCCACATCCTCTACATCACGGACAACTG GTCTTCTACCATCTTGGAGAAAATCAATGTTAACAAGCTTGTGTCTGTCGTGAAAGAGAAATTAGCAAATCGACAGGAAGAGGCCTCTTGGACCAAAGATTTGAAGAAACACTTGCATGATGTTATGTCTCTAGGTGTAGGCACGGAAATCTTGATCACACCAGACACCACTTTGCTGCTGGAGTTATTTGATGTCAAGAAAGGCAATCGAGGAAAAGCGATATTTCACCACGAG CTTCCTCATCATAATATTACACTCCAAGCATCTTGGCCTGGATTATTTGTTGATAAAAAGGGAGCATATTGGGATGTGCCATTGTCATTATCGGCTGACCTTGCTTCAGTTGGCTCCAGTTCTGGGTTGAGTTATCATCTATTATTGCAGCAGAATAGTGGTGAACCAAAATGTTTTGGTGGTGATAAAACATATGATGTTCCTATTGCTCTGCTACCTGGCCTATGTGCTAAAGCGGCTATTTCCATCAAGAAAAGCATTGATGCTTGGAGGAAAAAAGAAGATAAGCTAAAAAACGTTCAGCCATATGATATATTTCTCTCGGATTCACATGTTTCTCTTACTGGTATCGTTG GTGCAGTAGCCAGTGGATATTTGGGAAACTGTTCAAGGAGAGTGGCTATACGAGATGAAACACAAAAGAGTAATGCTTTTAGAATGCTTGATGAAAGGAATAAATGTGCTGCCTTTGCAGACCTCTTTGCTTCTGTTACTTTCACTGCTCAATATGGGAATTTTCAGAGGCTTTTTCTGGATTTGACTAGGGCAAGTGCCCGATTTGATATCACCTCTGGCTCCTTGTTCTTATGTGGTGCTTCTCGCCTTGCACAAGATTTCTTCTTCTCTAGAAGACCTGATGTAGAGACATTCTGCGATATTTGTCCTGATGTGACTGTTTCCCTTCAACAACAG ggcgggcctggtgcaagtggtagagtcttaccgcctgtgactggaaggtcccgggttcgagtcgcggtcttctcgcattgcacaggcgagg ATAGTTGGCCCCTTCAGTTTTCGTGTTGA
- the LOC136485630 gene encoding protein TRIGALACTOSYLDIACYLGLYCEROL 4, chloroplastic-like isoform X3 translates to MDVGRGRAVGAGRGDPGDDGGHGAPRPGGPPAAGALTGLPRHPPQAARLLPPLHGVPSGPHLLRHPRRPLRQPRPHPLHHGQLLPHHNITLQASWPGLFVDKKGAYWDVPLSLSADLASVGSSSGLSYHLLLQQNSGEPKCFGGDKTYDVPIALLPGLCAKAAISIKKSIDAWRKKEDKLKNVQPYDIFLSDSHVSLTGIVGAVASGYLGNCSRRVAIRDETQKSNAFRMLDERNKCAAFADLFASVTFTAQYGNFQRLFLDLTRASARFDITSGSLFLCGASRLAQDFFFSRRPDVETFCDICPDVTVSLQQQIVGPFSFRVESSVAIDPRSQDHFVRVDDPIFAIDWALKVLGSAKATAWYSPKHQEAMVELRFYEA, encoded by the exons ATGGATGTCGGACGAGGACGGGCGGTGGGAGCTGGACGCGGAGACCCCGGTGACGATGGAGGGCACGGTGCGCCCCGTCCCGGGGGACCCCCTGCCGCTGGGGCTCTCACGGGGCTACCGCGTCACCCGCCCCAAGCAGCTCGACTTCTTCCACCGCTTCATGGCGTCCCCTCTGGTCCCCACCTTCTCCGCCACCCGCGACGACCTCTCCGTCAACCACGCCCACATCCTCTACATCACGGACAACTG CTTCCTCATCATAATATTACACTCCAAGCATCTTGGCCTGGATTATTTGTTGATAAAAAGGGAGCATATTGGGATGTGCCATTGTCATTATCGGCTGACCTTGCTTCAGTTGGCTCCAGTTCTGGGTTGAGTTATCATCTATTATTGCAGCAGAATAGTGGTGAACCAAAATGTTTTGGTGGTGATAAAACATATGATGTTCCTATTGCTCTGCTACCTGGCCTATGTGCTAAAGCGGCTATTTCCATCAAGAAAAGCATTGATGCTTGGAGGAAAAAAGAAGATAAGCTAAAAAACGTTCAGCCATATGATATATTTCTCTCGGATTCACATGTTTCTCTTACTGGTATCGTTG GTGCAGTAGCCAGTGGATATTTGGGAAACTGTTCAAGGAGAGTGGCTATACGAGATGAAACACAAAAGAGTAATGCTTTTAGAATGCTTGATGAAAGGAATAAATGTGCTGCCTTTGCAGACCTCTTTGCTTCTGTTACTTTCACTGCTCAATATGGGAATTTTCAGAGGCTTTTTCTGGATTTGACTAGGGCAAGTGCCCGATTTGATATCACCTCTGGCTCCTTGTTCTTATGTGGTGCTTCTCGCCTTGCACAAGATTTCTTCTTCTCTAGAAGACCTGATGTAGAGACATTCTGCGATATTTGTCCTGATGTGACTGTTTCCCTTCAACAACAG ATAGTTGGCCCCTTCAGTTTTCGTGTTGAATCCTCTGTTGCCATTGACCCCAGAAGCCAGGACCATTTTGTTCGAGTGGATGATCCAATCTTTGCAATTGATTGGGCTCTCAAGGTCCTTGGTTCAGCAAAGGCCACAGCGTGGTATTCACCCAAGCATCAGGAGGCCATGGTGGAGCTCCGGTTCTACGAAGCCTGA
- the LOC136485602 gene encoding uncharacterized protein, translating to MAIPPNPDSTDGGAPSPATISSSEPLRPWPAAPLDPNGNGEPLPLGLAAPLFPNGKADCDISRIQIEGASGGGPRPVPPRLPWSLGGASSGGGRDLHPMAMAASSPVRDLVAPFSLAASGPPTLGRRRLLTPMDLKHGKQVAMRTRQPSPTPTSTTDEVALPNPNSDAGGLPVMAVASPWCRWWQRWRLHSSSGAQRLLALSDR from the exons ATGGCGATTCCTCCCAACCCCGACTCCACCGACGGCGGCGCACCCTCCCCAGCGACCATTAGCAGCAGCGAGCCCCTTcgaccatggccggcggcgcctCTGGACCCCAACGGCAACGGCGAGCCCCTTCCCCTAGGGCTGGCGGCGCCTCTCTTCCCCAACGGCAAGGCCGACTGCGACATCTCCCGGATCCAGATCGAGGGCGCAAGCGGGGGTGGCCCCCGGCCCGTTCCCCCGCGGCTGCCATGGAGCTTGGGCGGAGCGTCGTCCGGTGGAGGGCGAGATCTGCACCCAATGGCGATGGCGGCCTCCTCCCCCGTACGGGATCTGGTGGCCCCCTTCTCTCTGGCCGCCAGTGGGCCCCCTACCCTCGGCCGGCGGCGGCTCCTCACCCCCATGGATCTCAAGCACGGGAAGCAGGTGGCTATGCGAACGCGGCAGCCCTCCCCAACCCCGACCTCGACAACGGACGAGGTAGCCCTCCCCAACCCCAACTCCGACGCTGGCGGCCTCCCTGTGATGGCGGTGGCCTCTCCTTGGTGCCGGTGGTGGCAGCGGTGGCGTCTCCACTCATCCAGTGGCGCCCAGCGGCTACTG GCGCTCAGTGACAGATGA